The Thermacetogenium phaeum DSM 12270 genome segment CGTTCCACCCTCTATCGCCGCCCAACCGGACGCCCTGGAGCTATACCGAAAGGCGATGGAGGAGTTGCGGGAGGCCTACCGGAAGCTGGCCGGGGTTGTTCCCAGAGAGGACGCCCGTTACCTGCTTCCCAATGCAGCCGAGACGAAGCTGGTCTGCACCATGAACGCCCGCTCCCTTTACAACTTTTTTCGCCTGCGCTGCTGCCGTCGCGCCCAGTGGGAGATCAGGGAGCTGGCCTTGAAGATGCGGGAGGAGGTGCGGCGGGTGGCGCCGGTTCTCTTTGCCCTCGCCGGCCCGTCCTGCGAAACCGAGGGGATTTGCTGGGAAGGAGAATTCTCCTGCGGCAGGGCACGGGAGGTGCGTAGCAGGGGGGTGGC includes the following:
- the thyX gene encoding FAD-dependent thymidylate synthase; amino-acid sequence: MKVELIAYTPEPEATVAAAARLCYSSRGAVGLKEALTDAEAASLIKRLISMGHLSPTEHASFTFAIEGVSRALSHQLVRHRIASYSQKSQRYVDENNFSYIVPPSIAAQPDALELYRKAMEELREAYRKLAGVVPREDARYLLPNAAETKLVCTMNARSLYNFFRLRCCRRAQWEIRELALKMREEVRRVAPVLFALAGPSCETEGICWEGEFSCGRAREVRSRGVAADGGDDLGA